From Daucus carota subsp. sativus chromosome 6, DH1 v3.0, whole genome shotgun sequence, the proteins below share one genomic window:
- the LOC108226401 gene encoding protein ZW2 has translation MGFQSFHERWHQQLHQLVQKLNKSPRPPASDEENNNLVKLAQKFLSHMSDYYRVKAALAHQDVLFLLDAPWATKFEASLKWMAGWRPSTVFQVIHTESNILFENYLLEMLDGGAQTGDLGNLSPHQIKCLSDLQCQTTREENDLDDQFAEWQDAASDMMLMRYEKDMDEMMDGLGAIVRKGDELRMRTLEKAVQFLTPHQTVDFLVAAAHLHSLVRAWGENRDIGDGIQ, from the exons ATGGGATTCCAGAGTTTTCACGAGAGATGGCACCAGCAGCTGCACCAACTGGTCCAGAAGCTGAACAAATCCCCAAGACCCCCAGCTTCCGACGAAGAAAACAACAATCTGGTTAAGCTCGCCCAAAAATTCCTTTCGCACATGAGCGATTACTATCGAGTCAAGGCGGCGTTGGCTCATCAAGATGTTCTTTTCCTCCTGGACGCCCCATGGGCCACCAAATTCGAGGCTTCCCTCAAATGGATGGCTGGATGGCGGCCCTCTACGGTCTTCCAAGTCATCCACACCGAGTCCAACATCCTTTTCGAGAATTACCTCCTTGAAATGCTCGACGGCGGGGCCCAAACCGGAGATCTCGGCAACCTGAGTCCTCACCAGATTAAGTGCCTCAGTGATCTCCAGTGTCAGACCACCCGCGAAGAAAATGATCTCGATGACCAGTTTGCGGAATGGCAG GATGCTGCGAGTGACATGATGCTAATGAGGTACGAGAAGGACATGGATGAAATGATGGATGGTCTTGGGGCAATTGTGAGAAAGGGAGATGAGCTGCGGATGAGGACGTTAGAGAAGGCGGTGCAGTTTCTGACGCCGCATCAAACAGTGGATTTCTTGGTTGCAGCGGCTCATTTGCACTCCCTGGTTCGCGCCTGGGGCGAGAATCGTGACATTGGAGACGGCATTCAGTGA
- the LOC108226392 gene encoding uncharacterized protein LOC108226392 — protein sequence MLPQNPCVPKTLNTNLPLKSTFLPKLTNPFHRSTISTFLSSSRTPKLIKIRSFYTNPNFISTIENVSNTRRDVSLCAGRSKKKPGGPSSGRIEGNADFRREVKKNARRKNKKLAESLFYRLKNPHKNYPDNFSEEELQMIGLGYDRLVRFMDKDDPNLKHPYDWYKYGEFGPYSWRGVVLGDPIRGGISDECVSMIGEVRDQEEWEKIEQHEMAVDFGKRLSDMDKSAGFRYFWVFVRHPKWRVNELPWEQWTLVSEVVVEAGKQRLDKWNLMGRLGNQTRTLITKCAAWMRPDIVYVKKPVYQCRFEPQDDFFGAMIPLLDPKTEREFLCEVENDDGSIDTCSFYEGLCKIVKVNKKAFVDDVVKAYEKLSDEKKSKCWAFILGYHPKELLHPYTKEWKAKLEELEFGCDAPDDEDDNRSRTAEVFDWIEDDGDDDDDDDDDEYVDVNQDDIVLDVGGSGVDSIGPEEDDEEVSTEDDEDLSPEEDENYWDEEFNKAVNSNEAMEKLVTRSVKSSTKLYEEMAKSMEEKEQKGASEDGDELTMRRTRAKISPDEWKRIGNGPRMRKTKKSRIPPELFLRAAVRPFTYRNLLKEIVLTRHAIVEGEIGAKK from the coding sequence ATGCTCCCCCAAAACCCCTGCGTGCCCAAAACCCTAAACACTAATTTACCTCTCAAATCAACTTTCTTGCCCAAATTGACAAACCCTTTTCACAGATCAACCATATCAACATTTCTCAGCTCTTCAAGAACACCCAAACTCATAAAGATTCGATCTTTTTATACAAACCCCAATTTCATATCCACCATTGAAAATGTTAGCAACACAAGAAGAGATGTTAGTTTATGTGCTGGCCGGAGTAAGAAGAAGCCTGGTGGACCATCCTCTGGCCGGATTGAAGGTAATGCTGATTTTCGGCGAGAAGTTAAGAAAAATGCTCGCCGGAAAAACAAGAAACTGGCCGAGAGTTTGTTTTATAGGCTAAAGAATCCTCATAAGAATTACCCGGATAATTTTAGTGAAGAGGAACTTCAAATGATTGGTTTGGGATATGATAGGTTGGTTAGGTTTATGGATAAAGATGATCCTAATTTGAAACACCCTTATGATTGGTATAAGTATGGTGAGTTTGGTCCGTATTCGTGGCGTGGGGTTGTTCTTGGTGATCCTATTCGTGGCGGAATTTCTGATGAATGTGTGAGTATGATTGGTGAAGTTAGGGACCAGGAGGAGTGGGAGAAGATTGAACAGCATGAAATGGCCGTTGATTTTGGGAAGAGATTGAGTGATATGGATAAGAGTGCGGGTTTTCGATATTTTTGGGTGTTTGTTAGGCACCCGAAATGGAGAGTTAATGAGTTGCCATGGGAACAGTGGACTTTGGTTTCTGAAGTTGTGGTTGAAGCTGGAAAACAGAGGTTGGATAAATGGAATTTGATGGGGAGGCTTGGTAACCAGACGAGGACTTTAATTACGAAATGTGCAGCTTGGATGAGGCCAGATATAGTATATGTTAAGAAGCCGGTTTATCAATGTAGGTTTGAGCCTCAAGATGATTTTTTTGGGGCAATGATTCCTTTGCTTGATCCGAAGACAGAGCGGGAATTTTTATGTGAAGTGGAAAATGATGATGGGAGCATTGATACGTGTTCTTTTTATGAGGGTTTGTGTAAGATTGTGAAGGTGAATAAGAAGGCATTTGTGGATGATGTTGTCAAGGCTTATGAGAAGTTGAGTGATGAAAAGAAGTCTAAATGTTGGGCGTTTATACTTGGTTATCATCCGAAGGAGCTGTTGCATCCGTATACGAAAGAGTGGAAGGCCAAGTTGGAGGAACTGGAGTTTGGTTGTGATGCccctgatgatgaagatgataatCGAAGTAGAACAGCAGAAGTGTTTGATTGGATAGAGGATGATGGTGATGATGACGATGACGACGACGACGACGAGTATGTGGATGTTAATCAAGATGATATTGTTTTAGATGTCGGAGGTAGTGGAGTTGATAGCATTGGTCCAGAAGAAGATGATGAGGAAGTCAGTACAGAAGATGATGAGGATTTAAGTCCAGAAGAGGATGAGAATTATTGGGATGAGGAGTTTAACAAAGCTGTGAACAGCAATGAAGCTATGGAAAAGCTTGTCACAAGAAGTGTAAAAAGCTCTACTAAATTGTATGAAGAGATGGCCAAGTCAATGGAAGAGAAGGAGCAAAAGGGAGCTTCAGAAGATGGGGATGAATTGACGATGAGGCGGACAAGGGCCAAGATTAGCCCAGATGAATGGAAACGGATTGGAAATGGTCCACGGATGAGAAAAACCAAGAAGAGCAGAATTCCTCCCGAGCTGTTCTTGCGAGCTGCCGTGAGACCATTCACTTACAGGAACCTTTTAAAGGAGATTGTCTTGACCAGACACGCAATTGTGGAGGGTGAGATTGGTGCCAAAAAGTGA